In Leptospira perdikensis, a single genomic region encodes these proteins:
- a CDS encoding response regulator: protein MSKGYIICVDDEISVLETLAEQLLARFGESHIIETASSAEEALSLIDEIISSNDIVELIVSDQVMPGMKGDRFLEQVHHRLPDAIKILLTGQAGLDSAIYAINNGGLSRYVEKPWNIEELSKDIKDLLDKFRQNLENQHLIQALNRRIIELESQQQ, encoded by the coding sequence ATGAGTAAAGGTTATATTATATGTGTCGATGATGAAATATCGGTATTGGAAACGCTTGCGGAACAACTTCTGGCTCGATTTGGCGAATCCCATATCATCGAGACGGCAAGCAGTGCCGAAGAAGCACTTTCATTAATCGATGAAATCATCAGTAGCAACGACATCGTGGAGTTGATTGTTTCTGATCAAGTGATGCCTGGAATGAAAGGGGATCGATTTTTGGAGCAGGTGCACCACCGCCTTCCCGATGCGATCAAAATCCTTCTTACGGGTCAGGCAGGACTTGATTCCGCAATTTATGCCATTAATAACGGGGGACTCAGTCGGTATGTCGAAAAACCTTGGAACATTGAAGAACTCTCCAAAGACATCAAAGACCTACTCGATAAGTTTCGACAGAATTTGGAAAACCAACACCTCATCCAAGCCCTCAACCGTCGTATTATCGAACTGGAATCACAACAGCAGTAA
- a CDS encoding methyl-accepting chemotaxis protein, with amino-acid sequence MKWIHDLKIRVKLLLAFMVTILLMIVVAGASFYSASQILASLHTVFEDRVVPISQIKEVSDAYLIGIVDSANKVRAKKISVEEALESIRESETRADEIWKVYLGTYLVPEEKAIIDQMEKEFPPLKAGVKQLRILLETRNEVELEKFVTVDMYPIFEPLTHHLDDLIRVQLKVAKEEYHKSEAQFKSSLVIVSTVVILAFVLVFVIAVFFSDSIAAPMKKIVEVAQTVSIGDLDVDLDTKHKRTLNGKNLAGNEIQQLSQAFMELVTFIKERAEHLERIANSDLSADVTLKSDRDQLGLSLRRMLINLSDVVEKLFFTSQEVDLGAQQLADASTSLSEAASEQASAVEEISATLTEISNSFLANAENAERMTEFSESTAKQAIEGNSKMKDLVSAMGEISNSFDQISKINKVINDIAFQTNILALNAAVEAARAGQHGKGFAVVAEEVRNLAQKSANAADETTLLIESSMKKVKLGNEATEKTAEVLGQISESADNVSSLTKELALSIHEQKSAVLQITQGIDQVTTVTSTTAASAEEVAASSETLKRQVEIMRSVIMGFKLKDDGAKTTALTRVEKPRIVL; translated from the coding sequence ATGAAATGGATTCATGATTTAAAAATTCGGGTCAAATTACTTTTGGCTTTTATGGTAACAATTCTTCTAATGATTGTTGTCGCAGGTGCCAGTTTCTATTCGGCAAGTCAGATTTTAGCCTCTCTCCACACAGTATTCGAAGACCGAGTGGTTCCCATAAGCCAGATCAAAGAAGTATCCGATGCCTACCTGATTGGAATTGTTGATTCCGCCAATAAAGTCCGAGCGAAAAAAATCAGTGTCGAAGAAGCCTTGGAATCAATCCGTGAATCGGAAACCAGAGCAGACGAAATTTGGAAGGTTTACCTCGGAACCTATCTCGTTCCGGAAGAAAAAGCGATCATAGATCAGATGGAAAAGGAATTTCCTCCTCTCAAAGCCGGCGTCAAACAACTCCGTATTTTATTAGAAACAAGAAACGAAGTAGAATTAGAAAAATTTGTTACCGTGGATATGTATCCTATATTCGAACCACTCACACATCATCTTGATGATTTGATCCGAGTCCAATTGAAGGTTGCCAAAGAAGAATACCATAAATCGGAAGCGCAGTTCAAAAGTTCTCTCGTCATTGTATCAACAGTAGTCATCCTTGCCTTCGTTCTTGTCTTTGTCATTGCTGTATTTTTCTCAGATTCCATTGCAGCACCGATGAAAAAAATTGTAGAGGTTGCACAAACGGTCTCGATTGGTGATTTAGATGTAGACCTCGACACAAAACATAAAAGAACCCTAAATGGGAAAAACTTAGCAGGTAATGAAATCCAACAGTTGTCCCAAGCATTTATGGAACTGGTTACTTTTATTAAAGAACGTGCCGAACACTTAGAACGGATTGCTAATTCTGACCTAAGTGCCGATGTGACACTCAAATCAGATCGTGATCAATTAGGACTCAGTCTCCGCAGAATGTTAATCAATCTATCGGATGTAGTAGAAAAACTATTCTTCACCTCACAAGAAGTAGATTTGGGTGCCCAACAATTGGCGGACGCGAGCACATCTTTGTCTGAGGCTGCCAGTGAACAAGCAAGTGCAGTGGAAGAAATCTCTGCAACACTCACAGAGATTAGCAACAGTTTTCTTGCCAACGCTGAAAATGCGGAAAGAATGACAGAATTTTCTGAATCTACCGCCAAACAAGCGATTGAGGGAAATTCAAAAATGAAAGATTTGGTTTCTGCTATGGGAGAAATCAGCAACTCCTTCGATCAAATTTCAAAAATCAACAAAGTCATTAATGATATAGCTTTCCAAACGAATATCTTAGCTCTGAATGCGGCAGTAGAAGCTGCAAGGGCTGGACAACATGGAAAAGGATTTGCAGTCGTTGCCGAAGAAGTACGAAATTTAGCTCAAAAAAGTGCCAATGCCGCTGATGAAACAACCTTACTCATCGAATCTTCGATGAAAAAAGTCAAACTAGGAAACGAAGCGACGGAAAAAACGGCAGAGGTTCTTGGTCAAATTTCCGAGAGTGCTGATAATGTAAGTAGCCTTACGAAAGAATTAGCCCTTTCCATCCATGAACAAAAATCAGCTGTTTTACAAATCACACAAGGGATAGACCAAGTAACAACTGTTACATCAACTACGGCTGCATCCGCAGAAGAAGTTGCCGCCTCTAGTGAAACATTGAAACGCCAAGTGGAGATCATGCGTTCCGTCATTATGGGTTTCAAACTTAAGGATGATGGAGCAAAAACGACTGCTCTCACCCGAGTAGAAAAACCAAGAATTGTATTGTAA
- a CDS encoding enoyl-CoA hydratase-related protein, producing MHLSFLDIQIKSNFALVTIKRPEALNALNDVVITEIGAMVDELESNASVRGFILTGEGKAFVAGADIAKMKEFNVREGQAFSELGQTVFRKMELSGLISIAAINGFCLGGGMELAMACDIRYAVVPAKLGLPEVTLGLLPGFGGSQRLPRLIGVGRATELILSGDMISAEEGYRLGLINKVTEPAELLNEAEKTITTILSRGPNAIKAAKTAIRQGLETNMEGGLEWEKQLFGGRFADEETKEGLSAFLEKRKPNFKG from the coding sequence ATTCATTTGTCTTTTTTAGATATCCAAATCAAATCCAATTTTGCTCTTGTCACCATCAAAAGGCCAGAAGCCCTCAACGCACTCAATGATGTTGTCATCACGGAAATCGGTGCCATGGTCGATGAACTCGAATCCAATGCCTCGGTTCGTGGATTCATTTTAACTGGTGAAGGGAAAGCTTTTGTCGCTGGTGCCGACATTGCAAAAATGAAAGAGTTTAATGTTCGCGAAGGCCAAGCGTTTTCGGAACTCGGCCAAACTGTTTTTAGAAAGATGGAACTCTCCGGTCTCATCTCTATTGCTGCGATCAATGGATTTTGTTTGGGTGGAGGAATGGAACTTGCTATGGCATGTGATATTCGTTATGCGGTAGTGCCGGCAAAATTAGGACTCCCCGAAGTGACTCTCGGTTTACTTCCTGGTTTTGGTGGTTCACAAAGACTTCCAAGACTCATTGGTGTAGGGAGAGCCACCGAACTTATTTTATCTGGGGATATGATTTCTGCAGAAGAAGGATATAGGTTGGGACTGATCAACAAAGTCACAGAACCTGCAGAACTATTAAACGAAGCCGAAAAAACGATAACTACGATCTTATCACGAGGACCTAATGCAATTAAGGCTGCCAAAACTGCCATTCGCCAAGGTTTGGAAACCAATATGGAAGGTGGACTGGAGTGGGAAAAACAACTATTCGGTGGCAGGTTTGCAGATGAAGAAACCAAAGAAGGCCTCTCTGCTTTCCTAGAAAAAAGAAAACCAAACTTCAAAGGTTAA
- a CDS encoding glycogen/starch/alpha-glucan phosphorylase, producing the protein MVVNNPRLITLLSEEQKADLASMEKQFAHHLEYTIGKNRFNLKNEDIYKALGHTIRDFLIDRLNVTHERYRNENPKRVFYFSLEFLMGRTLMNALINLGLYETIQVMLRGIGFELTDVLEFETDAGLGNGGLGRLAACFLDSMATLNVPGFGYGIRYDYGIFNQIIANGNQLEMPDHWDADGVPYEVVRSDISFSVGFFGHTETKVSGKGKIQHDWVPDETVLASAHDYPIPGFNTSTVNYLRLWAAKSSEEFNLDYFNHGDYMKAVQDKSISENISKVLYPNDTTEQGKVLRLKQQYFMVCASLQDILIQYRESTQNLRELSNFVAIQLNDTHPSIGIAELMRIFLDHEEMDWEPAWDIVTKVFSYTNHTVLPEALETWRVELFEKLLPRHLEIIYEINHRFLSNVRSKGILSEEEIKQVSIIEEGHEKRIRMANLSVIGSYRVNGVAELHSELIKKTIFQAFTKVFPEKFSNKTNGITPRRWLLQSNPSLANLISKRIGNDFTTDLYKLKELESFVDDGDFQNDWRKVKQTAKEELTKLIKSETGISIDPKSMVDVQIKRFHEYKRQLLNILRVIAEYRRIKENPSRPITPRTVIFGGKAAPGYYMAKLIIKLINNVAWVINRDPDVADRLKVVFLPNYRVSLAEKIIPGSNLSEQISTAGTEASGTSNMKFMLNGALTIGTLDGANVEILEEVGAENIYIFGLHTEEVYQLKEAGYQPADFIRRNEDLHRVLLMIRENLFSMGEPGIFGPIYDSLYYTDNYLLMADFDAYDETQNLVARDFLDEKTWTRKSILNVARSGKFSSDRTIREYAKDIWKVPLLDTVPPKTIYKLPQN; encoded by the coding sequence ATGGTTGTCAACAATCCCCGTTTAATTACCCTTTTATCGGAAGAACAAAAAGCCGACTTGGCTTCGATGGAAAAACAATTTGCCCATCATTTAGAATATACCATTGGTAAAAACAGGTTTAATCTTAAAAACGAGGATATATATAAAGCACTTGGCCATACCATAAGAGATTTCTTAATCGATCGTTTGAATGTCACTCATGAACGTTACAGAAATGAAAATCCTAAACGAGTGTTTTATTTTTCATTAGAATTTCTTATGGGACGCACTCTTATGAATGCTCTCATTAATCTTGGGTTATACGAAACAATCCAAGTTATGTTAAGAGGGATTGGTTTTGAACTTACAGATGTTTTGGAGTTTGAAACTGATGCTGGGCTTGGGAACGGTGGACTGGGACGATTAGCTGCTTGTTTTTTAGATTCTATGGCCACTCTGAATGTTCCTGGATTTGGTTATGGAATTCGTTATGATTATGGAATTTTTAACCAAATCATTGCGAATGGAAACCAATTGGAAATGCCTGATCATTGGGATGCCGATGGAGTTCCTTATGAAGTAGTTCGTTCTGATATTTCCTTTTCTGTTGGATTTTTTGGCCATACAGAAACTAAGGTTTCGGGAAAGGGAAAAATTCAACATGATTGGGTTCCCGATGAAACAGTTCTTGCTTCTGCTCATGATTACCCCATTCCAGGATTTAACACGAGTACGGTGAATTATTTACGACTTTGGGCAGCTAAATCTTCAGAAGAGTTTAATTTGGATTATTTCAATCATGGCGACTATATGAAAGCCGTACAAGATAAATCCATATCAGAAAATATTTCTAAAGTATTATATCCAAACGACACCACTGAACAAGGAAAGGTACTTCGCCTCAAACAACAATATTTTATGGTTTGTGCTTCTCTTCAAGATATCTTAATTCAGTATCGAGAATCCACACAAAATCTAAGAGAACTTTCAAACTTTGTTGCCATCCAATTGAATGATACCCATCCAAGTATTGGAATTGCAGAACTGATGAGAATTTTTCTCGATCATGAGGAGATGGACTGGGAACCAGCTTGGGACATTGTTACCAAAGTATTTTCTTATACCAATCACACGGTTTTACCAGAAGCTTTGGAAACATGGAGAGTGGAACTTTTTGAAAAACTTCTTCCTAGACATTTAGAAATCATTTATGAAATCAATCACCGGTTTTTATCCAATGTCCGCAGTAAAGGAATTTTATCTGAAGAAGAAATTAAACAAGTCAGCATCATAGAAGAAGGCCATGAAAAACGAATCCGAATGGCAAATTTAAGTGTCATTGGTTCTTACCGCGTAAATGGTGTGGCCGAACTTCATTCTGAACTGATTAAAAAAACCATCTTCCAAGCTTTTACCAAAGTATTTCCTGAAAAATTTAGTAACAAAACCAATGGAATCACTCCTCGTCGTTGGTTACTTCAATCTAACCCTAGTTTGGCGAACCTAATTTCCAAACGAATTGGAAATGATTTTACAACTGATTTATACAAACTAAAAGAATTAGAATCCTTTGTGGATGATGGCGACTTTCAAAATGATTGGCGTAAAGTAAAACAAACGGCCAAAGAGGAATTAACAAAACTGATTAAAAGTGAAACAGGCATTTCTATTGATCCTAAATCAATGGTTGATGTACAAATCAAAAGATTTCACGAATACAAACGCCAACTTTTGAATATTCTGCGAGTCATTGCTGAATATAGACGAATCAAAGAAAATCCATCTCGTCCAATCACACCACGGACTGTGATTTTCGGTGGAAAGGCCGCTCCTGGATATTATATGGCCAAACTCATCATCAAGTTAATCAACAATGTTGCTTGGGTGATCAACCGTGACCCGGATGTGGCTGATCGTTTGAAAGTGGTTTTTTTGCCTAACTATCGTGTAAGCCTAGCTGAAAAAATCATACCCGGAAGCAATTTATCGGAACAAATCTCTACCGCAGGAACCGAAGCTTCCGGAACGAGTAACATGAAATTTATGTTAAATGGAGCTTTGACCATCGGGACCTTGGACGGAGCCAATGTAGAAATTTTGGAAGAGGTGGGAGCTGAAAATATTTATATATTTGGTCTGCACACAGAAGAAGTTTATCAATTGAAGGAAGCAGGATACCAACCTGCTGATTTCATTCGTCGTAATGAGGACCTGCACAGAGTCCTACTCATGATTCGTGAGAATTTATTTTCCATGGGAGAACCTGGTATTTTTGGTCCCATCTACGATAGTTTGTATTATACAGACAATTATCTCCTTATGGCCGATTTTGATGCTTATGACGAGACTCAAAACCTCGTGGCCAGGGATTTTTTGGATGAGAAAACTTGGACGAGAAAGTCCATTTTGAATGTGGCAAGGTCAGGCAAATTTTCCTCCGATCGTACGATCCGTGAGTATGCCAAGGATATCTGGAAGGTCCCCCTACTTGACACAGTTCCTCCCAAAACTATCTACAAATTGCCACAAAACTGA
- a CDS encoding chemotaxis protein CheW, protein MSQTLKSWDLNADEDTMRDLYLCFSLEDRDYAFEVRHLTEILALPAITTIPGTAPFLRGVINIRGKIIPVMDVRLRFDIPFKAYHDRTCVLLIELDGLPLGLIVDKVNDVVRIPVENIDLAPKIGESRSSRFIYATGRVGDTVKILINLQRLLTQEETHLIKDIPGA, encoded by the coding sequence ATGAGTCAGACATTAAAGTCATGGGATTTAAATGCAGACGAAGATACAATGAGAGATTTGTATCTTTGTTTTAGTTTAGAAGATCGAGACTATGCATTTGAAGTTCGCCATCTTACCGAAATTCTTGCCCTTCCAGCAATCACAACGATTCCGGGGACAGCTCCTTTTTTACGAGGAGTCATCAACATTCGTGGGAAAATCATTCCAGTTATGGATGTTAGACTACGTTTTGATATTCCATTCAAAGCATATCACGACAGAACTTGTGTATTACTGATTGAACTAGATGGATTACCTCTGGGACTCATTGTTGATAAAGTCAATGATGTTGTAAGAATCCCTGTAGAGAATATTGATTTGGCTCCCAAAATAGGAGAATCAAGATCTTCTAGATTCATCTATGCCACAGGAAGGGTGGGAGATACGGTTAAAATTCTTATCAACTTACAGAGATTACTCACTCAAGAAGAGACTCATTTGATTAAGGATATTCCGGGAGCCTAA
- a CDS encoding PP2C family protein-serine/threonine phosphatase, translating to MTRSFYLYFKEIFRKPTKSEWEILKLVEARYDKEYTFYIFITHIIVYSLLIAPPFSEIRMQVLPYLLGVSIARLILLVQFYTRNVPIQRVIYFSGIVADGLVYLVFIVGMHSFPSLGVFYLLNSYLMSFVFPILLYSTRLDPKACILSAFYFSVLHIVYIFNLPSAVSDQFSFFSKYFLILVYWGSAALGTVFVLNKRKDTTDMYNLSEEKRFMLHELELAKKVQDALFPGNIKIPNLAFTYYRKSPNVIGGDFFDFVQLREGNVGVFLTDVAGHGISSAMVASIMKVLVSTIPYRFKTAPAKLMDYLDDRLTNDLNKYHASAIYLFFDFIEKKLILGNAGHPYLILAHKGEDYQELETQGAILGFNIKIPPITEKTLPIAPGDRFFIYTDGLIESTDPEGNCLGTEGLLALLNRHRQSPNIKELERNLLSELKTNYGLDSFSDDTMFLILEVEE from the coding sequence TTGACACGTTCCTTTTATTTATACTTCAAAGAAATCTTTCGTAAACCTACTAAATCAGAATGGGAAATTTTAAAATTAGTAGAAGCCCGTTATGATAAGGAATATACGTTTTATATTTTTATCACCCATATCATCGTTTATTCTTTATTGATCGCTCCTCCATTTTCTGAAATCCGAATGCAAGTTCTGCCTTATTTGCTCGGTGTATCGATTGCAAGACTCATTTTACTTGTGCAGTTTTATACAAGGAATGTTCCCATTCAAAGAGTTATTTACTTTAGTGGTATTGTCGCTGATGGCTTGGTTTATCTTGTATTTATTGTAGGAATGCATTCGTTTCCATCTCTTGGAGTTTTTTATTTATTGAATTCCTATTTGATGTCTTTTGTTTTTCCCATCCTTCTTTATAGTACGAGACTTGATCCTAAAGCTTGTATCCTCAGTGCTTTTTATTTTTCAGTTTTACATATAGTTTATATTTTTAATTTACCTTCTGCTGTTTCTGATCAGTTTTCCTTTTTTAGTAAATACTTTTTGATTTTAGTATACTGGGGAAGTGCTGCGCTTGGAACAGTTTTTGTTTTAAACAAAAGAAAAGATACTACTGACATGTACAATCTTTCCGAAGAAAAAAGATTTATGTTACACGAGTTGGAACTTGCAAAAAAAGTACAAGATGCACTGTTTCCTGGGAACATAAAAATTCCAAACCTTGCTTTTACTTATTATCGCAAAAGTCCAAATGTGATTGGTGGGGACTTCTTTGACTTCGTTCAACTCCGGGAAGGAAACGTTGGGGTGTTTTTAACAGATGTTGCGGGACATGGAATCTCTTCTGCGATGGTTGCTTCCATCATGAAGGTGTTAGTTTCTACCATTCCGTATCGTTTTAAAACTGCACCGGCAAAACTGATGGATTATTTAGATGATCGTTTGACAAACGATCTTAATAAATACCATGCATCAGCGATCTATTTGTTCTTTGATTTCATTGAGAAAAAATTGATTTTAGGTAATGCAGGGCATCCGTATTTGATTTTAGCACATAAAGGTGAAGATTACCAAGAGTTGGAAACTCAAGGTGCGATCCTAGGATTTAATATTAAAATCCCACCAATCACGGAGAAAACTCTGCCCATTGCTCCGGGAGATCGTTTTTTTATTTATACCGATGGACTGATTGAATCCACAGATCCTGAAGGAAATTGCTTAGGGACCGAAGGACTCCTAGCATTACTCAATCGTCATAGACAAAGTCCAAACATCAAAGAGCTTGAAAGAAATCTACTTTCTGAATTGAAAACCAACTACGGACTCGACAGTTTTTCTGATGACACCATGTTTCTCATATTGGAAGTAGAAGAATAA
- a CDS encoding DUF192 domain-containing protein — MKTRIGILIVLLTLSVCKQAESFPSQTNTPEIIFGSVADRALKLEIANTPSTRATGLMYRTKLGEDEGMLFVFPRPDLLSFWMKNTLIPLSIGYFSEDMRLLESFDMKPNQTEEVYNARRPAMYALEVNQGWFAKHKIGKDAVLTLERKVSARD, encoded by the coding sequence ATGAAAACACGGATTGGAATTCTTATTGTTCTTTTGACTTTGTCTGTTTGTAAACAAGCAGAATCCTTTCCGTCACAAACCAATACTCCCGAAATCATTTTTGGTAGTGTTGCTGATCGTGCACTAAAATTGGAAATTGCAAACACTCCTTCCACAAGAGCAACGGGCCTTATGTACCGCACGAAACTGGGAGAGGACGAAGGAATGCTCTTTGTTTTTCCTCGCCCGGATCTTTTAAGTTTTTGGATGAAGAACACACTCATCCCTTTATCCATTGGTTATTTTTCAGAAGATATGCGACTTTTAGAATCATTCGACATGAAACCAAACCAAACAGAAGAAGTATACAATGCCAGAAGACCTGCGATGTATGCTTTGGAAGTCAACCAAGGATGGTTTGCAAAACACAAAATCGGTAAGGATGCAGTTCTTACTTTGGAACGAAAGGTCTCTGCCCGAGATTAA